ATGTCGTAAACCGTGATGCCACCGGCCCATTCGGTCATCTTGGTGGCCATCGGCGCACCCATGTTGCCCAGACCGATGTAGCCCAGCGTCATGTGGGTCATGAGCGGAAGATCTGTCCGCCGTCGACGTTGAAGATCTGGCCGGTGATCCAGGACGCCTCGTCAGAGAGCAGGAAAAGACACATGCCGACCAGATCCTCCGGAGTTCCCATCCGGGAGAGCGGGATACCCTTGACGATGTCCGCGACCATCTCCTGCGGTGTGGTGGTCCGGTTGGCCTCGGTGTCGATGGGGCCCGGGGCGATCGCGTTGATCCGGATGTTCTGGCCCGCGAGTTCGGTGGCCAACTGCTGAGTCAGGCCGTTGATACCGACCTTGGCCAGTCCATAGAAGTTCGAATACAGCCATGCGGCCGTTGAGGATTGGTTGACGATCACGCCTCCGCCGCGCTTGGCCATCTTCTTGTACACCGCGCGGGTGCACCACAGCGCGCCGTCGAGGTTCACGCTCATGAACTTCTTGTAGTACTCGGGGTCGACGGTGAGCAGGAAGTCGAGCTTCATGCCGCCGAAGATCGCGGCGTTGTTCACCAGGTAGTCGATGCCGCCGAACTCCGCGAGCGTCTGGTCCGCCATCGCCTTGGCCGAGGCCGGGTCCGAGACGTCCACCGGAATGCTGAGCGCCGTGCCACCGTCGGCGACGATCTGCTTGGCAACACCTTGTGCCGCTTCGGCATTGATGTCGGCGACAATGACGGCAGCACCCTCGCGGGCCAGCGCTTCGGCGTAGGCCTGGCCGATACCGCCGCCGGATCCGGTGACGATCGCGACCTTGTTCTCAAACCGCATGTTTTCCTCTCCAGCTGTCAGGACACAGCCGTGGCGATGGTTTTGATTTCCAGGTATTCCTCGAAGCCCGCCAGGCCCATCTCGCGTCCGGTGCCGGACTGCTTGTAGCCGCCGAAGGGAGCGTCGGCCGAGTACCAGACACCGCCGTTGACGTTGACGGTGCCTACCCGCAACCGCGCCGCGAAGCCCGCCGCGCGCTCCGGGTCAGCGCTGAATACGGTGCCGGACAAGCCATATGGCGAATCATTGGCGATGCGCAGCGCGTCCTCGTCGCCGTCGTGGGCGATCACGGTGAGCACCGGGCCGAAGATCTCCTCGCGGGCCGGACGCGCGTCGTTGGTCAATCCGGCGATCACGGTGGGCTCGATGAAGAAACCGGTGTCGCGGTCGGCCGGGCGGCCGCCACCGCATGCGAAGGTGCCACCCTCGGCGATCGCCAGGTCGAGGTAGCTCTGCACCCGGTCGCGCTGCCGCGCGGAAATGACCGGGCCGCAGACGGTTCCGGGCTTGTTCGGGTCGCCCGGCTTGATCGAGCCCATCGTGCCTGCGGCGATCGCGACGGCCTCGTCGTACCTGGCGCGCGGCACTACGAGACGGGTCGTGATCGCGCAACCCTGACCGGCGTGCATGGACGCGGTGAACGCCGACACCGAGCACGCGCCGTTCAGATCCGCGTCGTCGAGCACGACGAACGCCGACTTGCCGCCGAGTTCCAGGAACACCTTCTTCAAAGTCGCCGCGGCGTCGCCCATCACGGCGCGGCCGGTGGCCGTCGACCCGGTGAACGACACCATGTCGACCCGGGGGTCTTTCGCCAGTAGCGCGCCAACGCTGTGGTCGCTGGAGGTGACGATGTTGACGACGCCGGGCGGGAAATCGGTGTGCTCGGTGATGATTTCGCCGAGCACTGCCGCGCACCACGGGGTGTCCGGGGCTGGTTTGAGCACGATCGTGTTGCCGGCCGCCAGCGCCGGACCGAGCTTGGCGAGGTTGATCTGGTGCGGGAAGTTCCAGGGGGTGATCGCGCCGACGACGCCGACGGCTTCGCGGGCGATGGTGCGCCGGGTGGGAATCCCCATCGGCGAAGCCTCACCCAGATCGACGCTCCACTGGTAGGACTCCGCGGTGTCGGCGGCGAAGTTCAGGTCGTCGACCGGACCTTCCAATTGCGCTGCGGCGGTGAGCATCCGGGGTGCGCCCACCTCGGCGATGGTGATCTCGCGCAGTTCCTCGACGTGGGCCTGCATCGCCTCGCGGAGCTGACGGATGCAGCGCACCCGCAACTCGGTGTTGCGCGACCAGTCGGTGTCGTCGAAGGCCCGCCGGGCCGACTCGATGGCCCGGCCCATGTCCTCGGCGTCGGCATCGGCCGCAGCACCCAGCACCTCTTCGGTGGCCGGGTTGACCGTCGCAAACGTGCCTTGGTTGCCGCCCGTCAGCTTGCCGTCGATGAGCAGCGAGCTCACCCCGTCGGCCAGCAGTGCCATAGTCGCCTCCGCAGCTGTTCGTCGATGGACAGTTGTCCGGAATAGTCCCGTCGAAGATAGCCGCAGCGCCGCGCGAAAGGCAAGAGCGGCCAACGACTGCGACTCTTCTACCGCTCGTTAGCTGGTATTTCACCGAATGGGCTTGCCGGTCGCCCGTCACGTCGGATAGCTTGGACAAGTGTCCAGTGACCCCGTGGCCACCATCACGCCCGCGACCGGCGACTCAGTCGGTGCCGCGCCACGCAACCGTCGGCAAGAAGAGACGTTCCGCAAAGTGCTGGCGGCCGGGATCGAGGTACTACGCGAAACGTCCTACGCCGACCTGACAGTGCGCGCGGTGGCCGCCCGCGCCAAGGTCGCCCCGGCGACGGCCTACACCTACTTCTCCTCCAAGAACCATCTGATCGCCGAGGTGTACCTCGACATGGTTCGCCAGGTGCCGTTCTTCACCGACGTGAACGAGTCGATGCCGACGCGCGTGGACAAGGCACTTCGTGCGCTCGCCCTCGTCGTCGCCGACGAACCCGAAGTCGCTGCGGCGTGCACCACGGCGCTGCTCGGCGGCAGCGGCGATCCGGCGGTCCGCGCGGTGCGCGACCGGATCGGGGCCGAGATCCACAAACGCATCACCTCCGCCATCGGACCCGACGCGGAACCCCGCATCGTGTCGGTGCTCGAGATGACGTTCTTCGGCGCCCTCGTCAACGCCGCCAGCGGCGCGTACACCTACCACCAGATCGCCGACCATCTCGCCTACGCAGTCGGCCTCATCCTCAAGACGGAAGCCTGATGACCGCTCAAATCGAGAAGCCAATGTTGGATCCGTACGACTACGACTTCCACGAGGACCCGTACCCGTACTACAAGAAGCTGCGCGACGAGGCGCCGCTGTATCACAACGAGGAACTGGGCTTCTGGGCATTGTCCCGACATCAGGACGTGCACCAGGGGTTTCGCAACAGCACGACGCTGTCCAACAAGTACGGCGTCTCGCTGGACCCGGCATCCCGCGGGCCGCATGCCGCCAAGACCATGTCGTTTCTGGCGATGGACGACCCGGGCCACCTGCGGCTGCGGACCCTGGTGTCAAAGGGCTTCACGCCCAGGCGAATTCGCGAGCTCGAGCCGCGTGTCACCGAAATCGCGACCCAGCACCTCGACGTGATGCTGGAGAAGGCGGCCTCCGGTGTCGCCGTCGACTATGTCGACGAGTTCGCCGGCAAGCTGCCGATGGATGTCATCTCCGAGCTGATGGGGGTTCCCGAGCCGGACCGGGTCCAGGTGCGGGCCTGGGCCGATGGCGTGATGCACCGCGAAGAAGGTGTCACCGACGTGCCGCCGGAGGCCATCGAGGCCTCGCTCAATCTGATCGTCTACTACCAGGAAATGGTCGCCGAGCGGCGCACGAAGCTCACCGACGATCTGACGTCCGCGCTACTGGAAGCCGAGATCGACGGCGACCGACTCACCGACGAAGAAGTGCTGGGCTTCATGTTCCTGATGGTGATCGCCGGCAACGAGACGACCACCAAACTGCTTGCCAATGCCGCTTTTTGGGGTCATCGCAGCCCGGATCAGCTGACGCCGGTGTACGACGACCTGTCCCGGGTGCCGCTCTGGGTGGAGGAGACGCTGCGTTACGACACGTCGAGCCAGATCCTGGCGCGCTCAGTCGCCAGCGAACTCACCCTCTACGACACCACGATTCCCAGCGGCGACGTCCTGCTACTGCTACCGGGCTCGGGCCACCGCGACGAGCGCGCCTTCGACAAGCCCGACGACTTCATCATCGGGCGCGACATCGGTTCCAAGCTCTTGAGTTTCGGCAGCGGCGCGCACTTCTGCCTGGGCGCGCACCTGGCCCGGATGGAGGCGCGCGTCGCACTCACCGAATTGTTCACCCGCATCCGCGGTTACGAGGTCGACGAGGCCAACTCGGTTCGCGTCCACTCCAGCAACGTCCGCGGATTCGCCCACCTACCGATGACCGTGGAGGTCCGCTAAATGCCCCGCTTTGCACCACTGCCCGAACGCCGTCCGGCCATCGTCGCGGGGGCATCGTCCGGCATCGGTGAGGCCACAGCCATCGAGCTGGCCGCACACGGCTTTCCGGTTGCCCTGGGAGCTCGCCGCGTCGAGAAGCTGGAAGACATCGTCGGCAAGATCAACGCCGACGGCGGCGAAGCGGTCGGCTTTCACCTCGACGTAACCGACCCGAACTCCGTCAAATCCTTTGTTGCGCAATCGGTCGACGCGCTCGGCGAGATCGAGGTGCTGGTGGCCGGCGCCGGTGACACCTACTTCGGCAAGCTGGCCGAAATCGCGGGCGACGAATTCAACTCGCAACTGCAGATCCACCTGATCGGCGCCTTCCGATTGGCAGAAGCGCTGTTGCCCGGGATGATCGAGCGCCAACGCGGCGACCTGATCTTCGTCGGCTCTGACGTCGCCCTGCGTCAGCGGCCGCACATGGGCGCCTACGGCGCGGCCAAGGCCGCGCTGACGGCGATGGTCAACAACCTGCAGATGGAACTCGAGGGCACCGGCGTGCGGGCCTCGATCGTGCACCCCGGCCCGACCAAGACCGGGATGGGCTGGAGCCTGCCGGCCGAGAAAATCGGCCCGGCACTTGAAGATTGGGCGAAGTGGGGCCAGGCCCGGCACGACTACTTCCTGCGTGCGGCCGACCTCGGGCGGGCCATCACATTCGTCGCCGAGACCCCGCGCGGCGGCTTCATCGCGAACATGGAGCTGCAACCCGAGGCCCCGCTGGCCGACACCAAGGACCGCCAGAAGCTCGCGCTCGGCGAAGAAGGGATGCCAGGTCAATGACGACATCAACAGCGGTCCCGCGGGTATCGGGCGGCGAGGAAGAACACGGTCACCTCGAGGAGTTCCGCACCGACCCCATCGGCTTGATGAAGCGCGTCCGCGACGAATGCGGCGACGTCGGCTGGTTCCAACTCGTCGACAAACACGTGATCCTGCTGTCGGGTGCCGAGGCGAACGAATTCTTCTTCCGCTCCGCCGACGAGGACCTCGACCAGGCCGCGGCATATCCCTTCATGGCGCCCATCTTCGGGCAGGGCGTGGTGTTCGACGCCAGCCCCGAGCGGCGCAAGGAGATGCTGCACAACTCTGCGCTGCGCGGCGAGCAGATGAAGGGCCACGCCGCCACCATCGAGGATCAGGTCCGCGGCATGATCGCCGACTGGGGCGACGAGGGGGAGATCGAACTGCTCGACTTCTTCTCCGAGTTGACCATCTACACCTCGACGGCCTGCCTGATCGGCGTGAAATTCCGCAACCAGCTCGACCATCGGTTCGCCGAGTACTACCACGAGTTGGAGCGCGGCACCGACCCGCTGTGCTACGTCGACCCGCACCTACCGATCGAGAGCTTCCAGCGTCGTGACGAGGCGCGCGTGAAACTGGTTGCGCTGGTTCAGGAAATCATGAACCAGCGGATCGCCAATCCGCCGACCGACAAGGCCGACCGCGACATGCTCGACGTGCTGGTGTCGATCAAGGACGAGCAGGGCGAGCCGCGGTTCTCCGCCGACGAGGTCACCGGGATGTTCATCTCGCTGATGTTCGCCGGGCACCACACCAGCTCAGGTACGTCGGCCTGGACGCTGATCGAATTGATCAGGCACACCGACGTGTACGCCGAAGTGCTCGCCGAACTCGAAGAGTTGTACGCCGATGGCCAGGAAGTGAGTTTTCATGCGCTGCGGTCGATTCCGAAGCTGGACAACGTCGTCAAGGAGACGCTACGGCTGCACCCGCCGCTGATCATCCTGATGCGGGTCGCTCAAGGCGAGTTCGAGGTGGCCGGCTTCCCGATCCACGACGGCGACTACGTGGCCGCGTCCCCGGCGATCTCCAACCGCATCCCCGAGGACTTCCCGGACCCGGACGCGTTCAAGCCGGACCGCTACAACAAGCCCGAGCAGGCCGACACCGTCAACCGGTGGACCTGGATTCCGTTCGGCGCCGGCCGACACCGTTGCGTCGGAGCCGCTTTCGCACAGATGCAGATCAAGGCGATTTTCTCGGTCCTGTTGCGCGAGTACGACTTCGAGATGGCCCAGCCGGCCGACAGCTATCACAACGACCACTCGAAGATGGTCGTCCAGTTGGCCAGCCCGGCCAAGGTGCGCTACCGCAAGCGCCAGGTATAAGGCAGCCCATGGGTTTTCGCGTAGAAGTCGACCTGGACCTGTGTCAGGGCCATGCGATGTGCGAGCTGGAGGCGCCCGACTACTTTCGGGTGCCCAAGCGCGGAAAAGTCGAGATTCTGGATGCCGAACCCGGAGACGAGGCCCGCGACGAAGTCGAGCGGGCGGTCGACATGTGCCCAACCCAAGCATTACTCATCAAGGAGGATTGACAATGGCGTCACACTCGCGCGCGGACCTGGAGAACTGGGTCGACCGCTGGCTGCAGGCAAACAGGGACTGCGAGCAGGCCGGCGACTGGCGGCCGCTCGGTGACTTCTACGCCCCCGAGGCCACCTACGGCTGGAACATCGGACCCAAGGAAGACGTGATGTGCGTCGGGGTCGACGAGATCCGCGACGTGGCGCTCGGCATGGAGATGGAGGGCCTGGAGAACTGGGTCTATGAGTACCAGAAGGTGCTCATCGACGAGAAGCAGGGCGAGGTCGTCGGCTTCTGGAAGCAGATCGTCAACAAGTCCGACGGCAGCCAGGACGAGATCTACGGCATCGGCGGCAGTTGGTTCCGGCTGAACGACAACGCGCTCATCGAATGGCAGCGCGACTTCTTCGACTTCGGTCATGTCGCCTACATGTTCGGCAAGCTCGTCGAGTCCGGCGACCTGAGCGAGGGAATGCAGAACCGCATCCAGCGCAGCATCGCGGGTGAGAAGCTGCCCGGCTATTACCCGCTCGGCCAGGCGCCGGTCCCCATCTGGTGACGTGCCCGTGACCCGGGTCACGCGCTGACCTACACTCAACCAAGCGGTTGCTTGCGTGGAGCTAAGCCGTTCTCAACCGACGTTTCAACGACGAAAGCAGGTTCACGATGAAGACCAAAGGCGCGCTGATCTGGGAGTTCAATCAGCCCTGGTCGATCGAGGAAATTGAGATCGGCGACCCGCAGAAGGATGAAGTCAAGATCCAGATGGAAGCGGCGGGCATGTGCCACTCCGACCACCACCTGGTCACCGGCGGAATCCCGATGGGCGGCTTCCCGGTTCTTGGTGGTCACGAGGGCGCCGGCATCGTCACCGAGGTAGGCCCGGGCGTCGAGGACATCGCCGTCGGCGACCACGTGGTGCTGTCCTTCATCCCCTCCTGCGGGCACTGTCCGACCTGTCAGGCCGGCATGCGCAACCTCTGCGACCTGGGCGCCGGACTGCTCAACGGCGCGGCAGTCTCCGACGGCACGTTCCGCATCCAGGCCAAGGGCAAAGACGTCTTCCCGATGACCCTGCTGGGGACCTTCTCGCCCTGGATGGTTGTGCACAAGAGCTCGGTCGTGAAGATCGACCCGTCGGTGCCGTTCGAGGTTGCCGCCCTCGTTGGCTGCGGTGTCACCACCGGTTACGGCTCGGCGGTCCGCACCGCCGACATCCGTCCGGGCCAGGACGTCGCGATCGTCGGTGTCGGTGGCGTCGGCATGGCGGCCCTGCAGGGCGCCGTCGCGGCCGGCGCGCGCTACATCTTCGCGATCGACCCGGTCGAGTGGAAGCGCGACCAGGCCCTGAAGTTCGGCGCCACCCACGTCTACCCCGACATCTTCGCCGCGATGGGCGGGATGATGGAAGTGACCTACGGCCTGATGGCCCACAAGGTGATCGTCACGGTGGGCGAACTGCACGGTGCCGACATCGACAATTACCTGGTCCTCACCCAGAAGGGCGGCACCTGCGTGCTGACCGCCATCGGCAGCCTGGTGGACAACAACGTCCAGCTGAACCTGGCCATGCTGACCCTGATGCAGAAGAACCTGCAGGGCACCATCTTTGGTGGCGGTAACCCGCAGTTCGACATCCCGCAGCTGCTGTCGATGTACAAGGCCGGCAAGCTGAATCTCGACGACATGATCACCCGCCAGTACAAGCTGGAGCAGATCAACGACGGGTACAAAGACATGTTGGAGGGCAAGAACATTCGCGGCGTCATCCGCTTCACCGACGCCGACCGGTAATCGCCATGTCCGCCGAAACCGCCGAAAAGTCCCCCGCACTGGCCGCTTCCCAGTCGTCGTGGCGCTGCGTCCAGGCCCACGACCGGGAGGGCTGGCTGGCCCTGATGGCCGACGACGTGGTGGTCGAAGACCCGATCGGCAAGTCGATCACCAACCCCGAGGGCACCGGCGTGCGCGGCAAGGACGGCGTCGCGGAGTTCTACGACACCAACATCGCGGCCAACAACCTCACGATCACGTGCGAGGAGACGTTTCCGTCGAGTGATCCGAACGAGGTCGCGCATATCTTGGTGTTGGACAGCAAGTTCGACAACGGAATCACCAGCAGCGTGCGGGGCGTGTTCACCTATCGAACCAATGCCGCGGGGCTGATCGCGAACATGCGCGGCTACTGGAACCTCGACATGATGAAGTTCGGCCAACAG
The sequence above is a segment of the Candidatus Mycobacterium wuenschmannii genome. Coding sequences within it:
- a CDS encoding SDR family oxidoreductase; translated protein: MRFENKVAIVTGSGGGIGQAYAEALAREGAAVIVADINAEAAQGVAKQIVADGGTALSIPVDVSDPASAKAMADQTLAEFGGIDYLVNNAAIFGGMKLDFLLTVDPEYYKKFMSVNLDGALWCTRAVYKKMAKRGGGVIVNQSSTAAWLYSNFYGLAKVGINGLTQQLATELAGQNIRINAIAPGPIDTEANRTTTPQEMVADIVKGIPLSRMGTPEDLVGMCLFLLSDEASWITGQIFNVDGGQIFRS
- a CDS encoding aldehyde dehydrogenase, yielding MALLADGVSSLLIDGKLTGGNQGTFATVNPATEEVLGAAADADAEDMGRAIESARRAFDDTDWSRNTELRVRCIRQLREAMQAHVEELREITIAEVGAPRMLTAAAQLEGPVDDLNFAADTAESYQWSVDLGEASPMGIPTRRTIAREAVGVVGAITPWNFPHQINLAKLGPALAAGNTIVLKPAPDTPWCAAVLGEIITEHTDFPPGVVNIVTSSDHSVGALLAKDPRVDMVSFTGSTATGRAVMGDAAATLKKVFLELGGKSAFVVLDDADLNGACSVSAFTASMHAGQGCAITTRLVVPRARYDEAVAIAAGTMGSIKPGDPNKPGTVCGPVISARQRDRVQSYLDLAIAEGGTFACGGGRPADRDTGFFIEPTVIAGLTNDARPAREEIFGPVLTVIAHDGDEDALRIANDSPYGLSGTVFSADPERAAGFAARLRVGTVNVNGGVWYSADAPFGGYKQSGTGREMGLAGFEEYLEIKTIATAVS
- a CDS encoding TetR/AcrR family transcriptional regulator, producing MSSDPVATITPATGDSVGAAPRNRRQEETFRKVLAAGIEVLRETSYADLTVRAVAARAKVAPATAYTYFSSKNHLIAEVYLDMVRQVPFFTDVNESMPTRVDKALRALALVVADEPEVAAACTTALLGGSGDPAVRAVRDRIGAEIHKRITSAIGPDAEPRIVSVLEMTFFGALVNAASGAYTYHQIADHLAYAVGLILKTEA
- a CDS encoding cytochrome P450 — protein: MTAQIEKPMLDPYDYDFHEDPYPYYKKLRDEAPLYHNEELGFWALSRHQDVHQGFRNSTTLSNKYGVSLDPASRGPHAAKTMSFLAMDDPGHLRLRTLVSKGFTPRRIRELEPRVTEIATQHLDVMLEKAASGVAVDYVDEFAGKLPMDVISELMGVPEPDRVQVRAWADGVMHREEGVTDVPPEAIEASLNLIVYYQEMVAERRTKLTDDLTSALLEAEIDGDRLTDEEVLGFMFLMVIAGNETTTKLLANAAFWGHRSPDQLTPVYDDLSRVPLWVEETLRYDTSSQILARSVASELTLYDTTIPSGDVLLLLPGSGHRDERAFDKPDDFIIGRDIGSKLLSFGSGAHFCLGAHLARMEARVALTELFTRIRGYEVDEANSVRVHSSNVRGFAHLPMTVEVR
- a CDS encoding SDR family oxidoreductase; its protein translation is MPRFAPLPERRPAIVAGASSGIGEATAIELAAHGFPVALGARRVEKLEDIVGKINADGGEAVGFHLDVTDPNSVKSFVAQSVDALGEIEVLVAGAGDTYFGKLAEIAGDEFNSQLQIHLIGAFRLAEALLPGMIERQRGDLIFVGSDVALRQRPHMGAYGAAKAALTAMVNNLQMELEGTGVRASIVHPGPTKTGMGWSLPAEKIGPALEDWAKWGQARHDYFLRAADLGRAITFVAETPRGGFIANMELQPEAPLADTKDRQKLALGEEGMPGQ
- a CDS encoding cytochrome P450 — encoded protein: MTTSTAVPRVSGGEEEHGHLEEFRTDPIGLMKRVRDECGDVGWFQLVDKHVILLSGAEANEFFFRSADEDLDQAAAYPFMAPIFGQGVVFDASPERRKEMLHNSALRGEQMKGHAATIEDQVRGMIADWGDEGEIELLDFFSELTIYTSTACLIGVKFRNQLDHRFAEYYHELERGTDPLCYVDPHLPIESFQRRDEARVKLVALVQEIMNQRIANPPTDKADRDMLDVLVSIKDEQGEPRFSADEVTGMFISLMFAGHHTSSGTSAWTLIELIRHTDVYAEVLAELEELYADGQEVSFHALRSIPKLDNVVKETLRLHPPLIILMRVAQGEFEVAGFPIHDGDYVAASPAISNRIPEDFPDPDAFKPDRYNKPEQADTVNRWTWIPFGAGRHRCVGAAFAQMQIKAIFSVLLREYDFEMAQPADSYHNDHSKMVVQLASPAKVRYRKRQV
- a CDS encoding ferredoxin — encoded protein: MGFRVEVDLDLCQGHAMCELEAPDYFRVPKRGKVEILDAEPGDEARDEVERAVDMCPTQALLIKED
- a CDS encoding nuclear transport factor 2-like protein; this translates as MASHSRADLENWVDRWLQANRDCEQAGDWRPLGDFYAPEATYGWNIGPKEDVMCVGVDEIRDVALGMEMEGLENWVYEYQKVLIDEKQGEVVGFWKQIVNKSDGSQDEIYGIGGSWFRLNDNALIEWQRDFFDFGHVAYMFGKLVESGDLSEGMQNRIQRSIAGEKLPGYYPLGQAPVPIW
- a CDS encoding NDMA-dependent alcohol dehydrogenase produces the protein MKTKGALIWEFNQPWSIEEIEIGDPQKDEVKIQMEAAGMCHSDHHLVTGGIPMGGFPVLGGHEGAGIVTEVGPGVEDIAVGDHVVLSFIPSCGHCPTCQAGMRNLCDLGAGLLNGAAVSDGTFRIQAKGKDVFPMTLLGTFSPWMVVHKSSVVKIDPSVPFEVAALVGCGVTTGYGSAVRTADIRPGQDVAIVGVGGVGMAALQGAVAAGARYIFAIDPVEWKRDQALKFGATHVYPDIFAAMGGMMEVTYGLMAHKVIVTVGELHGADIDNYLVLTQKGGTCVLTAIGSLVDNNVQLNLAMLTLMQKNLQGTIFGGGNPQFDIPQLLSMYKAGKLNLDDMITRQYKLEQINDGYKDMLEGKNIRGVIRFTDADR
- a CDS encoding ketosteroid isomerase family protein; translated protein: MSAETAEKSPALAASQSSWRCVQAHDREGWLALMADDVVVEDPIGKSITNPEGTGVRGKDGVAEFYDTNIAANNLTITCEETFPSSDPNEVAHILVLDSKFDNGITSSVRGVFTYRTNAAGLIANMRGYWNLDMMKFGQQE